A region from the Candidatus Limnocylindrales bacterium genome encodes:
- a CDS encoding DUF1343 domain-containing protein — protein MLTGLEVLLQNPRRHLEGGRVGFLANPTSVDASLRSGLDLLHSHPEVNLRLLFGPEHGIRGTAQDMVGVHEGRDAATGLPEVSLYGASFASLSPTPEHLAQIDVLVYDIQDVGARYYTYAATLALCMRAAARAGVKVLVLDRPNPIGGIQVEGGGLDVGLENFCALYPVPQRHAMTVGELARLYNVSFDIGCELEVVPCQGWRRGEYFDETGLPWVMPSPNMPTLETAIVYPGMCLLEGTNVSEGRGTTRPFELFGAPFVDGRALAAELAACDLPGVTMRPCSIEPMFQKHARRMCGAVQLHVRDRRSFDSYRTGLAVLVALRRLYPEDFAWRTEMYEFRDDVPAIDLLTGKPAVREAIDAGCDLDAVATIAAGGIDVYERGRDAALIYD, from the coding sequence ATGCTGACCGGCCTCGAGGTTCTCCTGCAGAACCCACGCCGCCACCTCGAGGGCGGGCGCGTGGGCTTCCTCGCCAACCCCACCAGCGTCGACGCCTCGCTGCGGTCGGGCCTCGATCTTCTCCACTCCCATCCCGAAGTGAACCTGAGGCTGCTGTTCGGGCCCGAGCACGGCATCCGCGGCACCGCTCAGGACATGGTCGGCGTCCACGAGGGACGCGACGCCGCCACCGGCCTCCCCGAAGTCAGCTTGTACGGGGCCTCGTTCGCGTCGCTGTCGCCGACGCCGGAGCACCTCGCGCAGATCGACGTGCTCGTCTACGACATCCAGGACGTCGGCGCGCGCTACTACACCTATGCCGCCACGCTTGCGCTGTGCATGCGCGCGGCGGCCAGGGCAGGCGTCAAGGTGCTCGTGCTGGATCGGCCCAACCCGATCGGCGGCATTCAGGTCGAAGGCGGAGGCCTGGACGTCGGCCTCGAGAACTTCTGCGCGCTCTATCCGGTCCCGCAGCGGCACGCGATGACCGTGGGCGAGCTGGCACGCCTCTACAACGTCAGCTTCGACATCGGCTGCGAGCTCGAAGTCGTGCCGTGCCAGGGATGGCGTCGAGGCGAGTACTTCGACGAGACGGGGCTGCCCTGGGTGATGCCCTCGCCGAACATGCCCACGCTGGAGACGGCGATCGTCTACCCGGGCATGTGCCTGCTCGAGGGCACCAACGTATCCGAAGGCCGAGGCACCACACGTCCCTTCGAGCTGTTCGGTGCGCCATTCGTCGACGGCCGTGCGCTGGCCGCCGAGCTTGCCGCCTGCGATCTGCCGGGAGTGACGATGCGACCATGCAGCATCGAGCCGATGTTCCAGAAGCATGCGCGCAGGATGTGCGGCGCGGTCCAGCTGCACGTGCGCGACCGGCGCAGCTTCGACAGCTACCGCACCGGCCTCGCCGTGCTGGTCGCGCTGCGCCGCCTGTATCCGGAAGACTTCGCCTGGCGCACCGAGATGTACGAGTTCCGTGACGACGTGCCCGCCATCGACCTCCTCACCGGCAAGCCCGCGGTGCGCGAGGCGATTGATGCCGGGTGCGACCTCGATGCCGTGGCAACCATTGCCGCCGGCGGCATCGACGTCTATGAGCGCGGCCGGGACGCTGCGCTGATCTATGACTGA
- a CDS encoding amidohydrolase family protein gives MECSIKLTGGSVIDGTGSAAFRADVAVTGGEIVAVGDLAGLQAQQIIDCSGRIVTPGFIDIHSHSDFLVPGAEHGKLLEPFVRQGMTTLVGGNCGFSPGPITDRTRATITEASLLIGDEPIDLRWETLGQFLDALEQGGVAINVAQLVGHGAVRAAVTGHLNPAAPSTDELSQMERLTRQALDDGCVGVSSGLGYPPGIFASEEELAAYAQWAREAGKIFTSHLRAYSWSSPVYHTDPTATPHNIQAIEEILRVAERAKARLQISHLIFVGRGSWGTAERAIGIIDEARARGLDVAFDAFPYTAGNTTASVIFPPDLLPFLENVLSSPEQMEGLVAVGEAVFAQIGFHLEDIQIMNANAEAFEKYNGWFCGDAARDAGMSVWEFYARMVLASHRNARVLIHKYSGDAADESALEAVLRHPLCTIETDTFVTACGHQNPASYGTFPRVLHTYVKRGLFPLEEAVRKMTGAPAERLGWSDRGYVRKRCAADLVVIDPRTLEDTATFEKPSQFPRGIERVFINGRCVVDGDRYDAGAKAGAVIRR, from the coding sequence ATGGAATGCTCCATCAAGTTAACCGGCGGCAGCGTCATCGACGGTACCGGCAGCGCAGCGTTTCGAGCCGACGTCGCCGTCACCGGCGGCGAGATCGTGGCCGTGGGCGATCTGGCCGGGCTGCAGGCTCAGCAGATCATCGATTGCAGCGGCCGCATCGTCACGCCCGGCTTCATCGACATCCACAGCCATTCCGATTTCCTGGTCCCGGGAGCCGAGCACGGCAAGCTGCTCGAGCCGTTCGTGCGCCAGGGAATGACCACGCTGGTGGGCGGAAACTGCGGCTTCAGTCCCGGCCCCATCACCGACCGCACGCGCGCGACCATCACCGAGGCCAGCCTGCTCATCGGCGATGAGCCGATCGATCTGCGATGGGAGACGCTCGGGCAGTTCCTGGATGCGCTCGAGCAGGGCGGCGTGGCAATCAACGTCGCGCAACTCGTCGGCCATGGCGCCGTGCGCGCCGCGGTCACGGGTCATCTCAACCCCGCCGCGCCCAGTACCGACGAGCTTTCGCAGATGGAGCGGCTGACCAGGCAGGCGCTGGATGACGGCTGCGTCGGTGTCAGCTCGGGTCTCGGCTATCCGCCCGGCATCTTCGCCAGCGAGGAAGAGCTGGCTGCGTATGCGCAGTGGGCGCGGGAGGCCGGCAAGATCTTCACCTCGCACCTGCGCGCCTACAGCTGGTCGAGCCCTGTCTACCACACCGATCCGACCGCAACGCCGCACAACATCCAGGCCATCGAGGAGATCCTGCGGGTGGCGGAACGGGCCAAGGCGCGGCTGCAGATCAGCCATCTCATCTTCGTCGGCCGCGGCAGCTGGGGAACGGCCGAGCGAGCCATCGGCATCATCGACGAGGCGCGCGCACGCGGGCTCGACGTGGCGTTCGACGCGTTCCCGTACACCGCCGGCAACACGACGGCGAGCGTGATCTTCCCGCCCGATCTGCTGCCGTTCCTCGAGAACGTGCTGTCGAGCCCCGAGCAGATGGAAGGGCTGGTGGCCGTGGGTGAGGCCGTGTTCGCGCAGATCGGCTTCCACCTCGAGGACATCCAGATCATGAACGCCAACGCCGAGGCGTTCGAGAAGTACAACGGCTGGTTCTGCGGCGATGCCGCGCGCGATGCCGGCATGAGCGTGTGGGAGTTCTACGCGCGCATGGTGCTGGCCAGCCACCGCAACGCGCGCGTCCTGATCCACAAGTACAGCGGGGACGCCGCCGACGAGAGCGCACTGGAGGCGGTGCTGCGCCATCCGCTGTGCACGATCGAGACCGACACGTTCGTGACTGCGTGCGGGCATCAGAACCCGGCCAGCTACGGGACGTTCCCGCGCGTGCTGCATACGTACGTGAAGCGCGGGCTGTTCCCGCTCGAGGAGGCGGTGCGGAAGATGACGGGCGCGCCCGCCGAGCGCCTCGGCTGGAGCGATCGCGGCTACGTGCGCAAGCGATGCGCCGCCGACCTCGTCGTGATCGATCCGCGCACGCTCGAGGACACGGCGACGTTCGAGAAGCCGTCGCAGTTCCCGCGCGGCATCGAGCGCGTGTTCATCAACGGGCGCTGCGTCGTCGACGGCGATCGCTATGACGCCGGTGCGAAGGCGGGGGCGGTGATCCGGCGGTAG
- the gloA gene encoding lactoylglutathione lyase, with the protein MKILHTMLRVKDLEASLDFYCNKLGMQLHRRTDYPGGEFTLAFVGYPGTEHEIELTYNWDGRDYEIGTAYGHIALGVDDIYGVCETLRAAGVPITREPGPMKHGSTVIAFVKDPTGYPVELIQRKE; encoded by the coding sequence ATGAAGATCCTCCACACGATGCTGCGGGTGAAAGACCTGGAGGCCTCGCTCGACTTCTACTGCAACAAGCTCGGCATGCAGCTCCACCGGCGTACCGACTACCCCGGCGGAGAGTTCACGCTCGCATTCGTGGGCTACCCCGGCACGGAGCACGAGATCGAGTTGACCTACAACTGGGACGGCCGCGACTACGAGATCGGAACTGCCTACGGCCACATCGCCCTCGGCGTGGACGACATCTACGGCGTCTGCGAGACCCTGCGCGCAGCCGGCGTTCCCATCACTCGAGAGCCGGGACCGATGAAGCACGGCAGCACGGTCATCGCATTCGTCAAGGACCCCACCGGGTATCCGGTCGAGCTGATCCAGCGCAAGGAGTAG
- a CDS encoding VCBS repeat-containing protein, whose protein sequence is MRSVPLIPSRLFALWAASTLIAASALDPAAASGAAMRFVPRFVEAPYGEGAGRSGMQHADLNGDGLEELVFGDNGYGAPANEFWSVQYYDRRAQRYDLHWQSPFYPEYILNLAVLRFGDRAPHIYLSLGNGEIEVRPSGDLASFRRIKVGDDAVWQTASADADNDGSLDLVALTATATYLYDPSTLLLRRTIPVGGSAFGIADVDGSPGVEIAYDSGYVVSQDGAAFTLDWDYTQAFGAYFAVGDLDGNGRAEIVAAEQWHNLRAFDAKTRSVKWHRRTDLDISALSIHDMTGDGVGEVVWAEAQRTRIHILAGDDGRPLDTIEYEEPGVGDTVVYDADGDGRLEFVFSAGVNISSGKHIRVLDLATLALEYVTVQRDPGFFGLAVGDVDGDGRKEYVSASFLSESSYGTGIVSVYDAANYRFRWQTGPDSMPHMSTGLRDLVLADLNKDGAEEIIVSGDEGYAGAFFVIDGKKRKMTEWHSYDDGSSFNVIAVGDVDADGRLDLVAAGDKVHTGSPGTFVYVINPRSGNVRWTSHSLTESWEGAYDLKLANLDADPALEIIASLGHVFVFDGRTHEGWQTERNDFWAVAPMPVSGDPTRSQLVAGSNDGRLWLLNAATGSPSVLGKPCTSFVAGLAYLRASTLIFGCDRTLGTFNMRTHAVTWSSQVSAGLAAGGNNIPVWRTGGRWRFAASTFPSATVMMQAE, encoded by the coding sequence ATGAGATCCGTCCCCCTGATTCCGTCCCGCCTGTTCGCGCTCTGGGCCGCGAGCACGTTGATTGCGGCGTCCGCGCTGGATCCCGCTGCCGCCTCGGGCGCTGCCATGCGTTTCGTTCCCCGCTTCGTGGAAGCGCCTTACGGCGAGGGCGCTGGACGCAGCGGCATGCAGCACGCCGATCTGAACGGCGACGGACTGGAGGAACTCGTATTCGGAGACAACGGATATGGCGCGCCTGCCAACGAGTTCTGGTCGGTCCAGTACTACGACCGCCGCGCCCAACGCTACGACCTGCACTGGCAGAGCCCGTTCTACCCGGAGTACATCCTGAATCTCGCGGTGCTGCGTTTCGGTGACCGCGCGCCCCATATCTATCTTTCCCTCGGCAACGGAGAAATTGAAGTGCGGCCGAGCGGCGACCTCGCCTCATTCCGCCGCATCAAGGTCGGCGATGATGCGGTATGGCAGACCGCTTCCGCCGACGCGGACAACGACGGCAGCCTCGACCTGGTCGCGCTGACGGCGACCGCCACCTACCTGTACGACCCTTCGACCCTGCTTCTGCGCCGCACCATTCCCGTCGGCGGCAGCGCCTTCGGCATCGCCGATGTCGACGGCTCCCCGGGCGTCGAGATCGCCTACGACTCCGGCTACGTCGTCAGCCAGGACGGTGCCGCATTCACGCTGGACTGGGATTACACCCAAGCGTTCGGAGCATACTTCGCGGTCGGCGATCTCGACGGCAACGGGAGAGCCGAAATCGTCGCGGCCGAGCAGTGGCACAACCTGCGCGCGTTCGATGCCAAGACGCGAAGCGTGAAATGGCACCGCCGCACCGATCTGGACATCAGCGCCCTGTCCATCCACGACATGACCGGCGACGGCGTCGGCGAGGTCGTGTGGGCCGAGGCGCAGAGAACCAGGATCCACATTCTGGCCGGCGACGACGGCCGACCGTTGGATACGATCGAGTACGAGGAGCCCGGCGTCGGTGACACGGTCGTCTACGACGCCGACGGCGACGGCCGCCTCGAGTTCGTCTTCAGTGCCGGCGTGAACATCTCCTCGGGCAAGCACATTCGCGTTCTCGACCTCGCTACGCTGGCGCTGGAGTACGTGACGGTGCAGCGTGATCCCGGCTTCTTCGGCCTGGCCGTGGGCGACGTCGACGGTGACGGGCGCAAGGAGTACGTGTCGGCCAGCTTCCTGAGCGAAAGCAGCTATGGAACCGGCATCGTCAGCGTTTACGACGCCGCCAACTACCGCTTCCGCTGGCAGACCGGTCCCGATTCGATGCCGCACATGTCGACGGGCCTGCGCGACCTCGTGCTCGCGGATCTGAACAAGGACGGCGCCGAGGAAATCATCGTCTCGGGCGACGAGGGCTACGCGGGCGCGTTCTTCGTCATCGACGGCAAGAAGCGCAAGATGACCGAGTGGCACAGCTACGATGACGGCTCTTCCTTCAACGTCATCGCCGTCGGCGACGTCGATGCCGATGGCCGACTGGACCTGGTAGCGGCAGGCGACAAGGTCCACACGGGCTCGCCCGGCACCTTCGTCTACGTCATCAACCCCAGGAGCGGCAATGTGCGCTGGACCTCGCACTCGCTGACGGAATCGTGGGAGGGCGCGTACGACTTGAAGCTGGCCAATCTCGACGCCGATCCGGCGCTGGAGATCATCGCTTCCCTCGGCCACGTCTTCGTCTTCGACGGCCGCACGCACGAGGGATGGCAGACCGAGCGCAATGATTTCTGGGCAGTTGCGCCCATGCCCGTGTCCGGTGATCCCACTCGCTCGCAGCTCGTCGCCGGCAGCAATGACGGCCGGCTATGGTTGCTCAATGCAGCCACCGGCAGCCCCTCGGTGCTGGGAAAGCCCTGCACCAGCTTCGTCGCGGGCCTAGCCTACCTGCGTGCCTCCACGCTGATTTTCGGCTGCGATCGCACGCTCGGTACCTTCAACATGCGCACGCATGCCGTGACCTGGAGCAGCCAGGTCTCCGCCGGATTGGCCGCCGGCGGCAACAACATACCGGTGTGGCGCACGGGCGGACGCTGGCGTTTCGCCGCCAGCACCTTTCCCTCGGCTACGGTGATGATGCAGGCGGAGTGA
- a CDS encoding Ku protein, which translates to MSARSIWKGKLHIGRQALPVKLYSAVTDHTVHFHLLDKRTRTRVKQHMVHPETGDEVPNEEIQKGFEVEPGVFVVLREEELARLEPEAARDIEVVRFVPVGAIDPQWYERPYFLGPDGDAAGYFALAEALARQKKEGVAKWVMRKKQYFGALRAQDGYLALVTLRNAEEVLLPQELPEPQGRGASKTELRMAEELISVLEGEFNAEEFRDEYRDRVVEFLEARARGKRPKLVRMKPRRAAKDLESDLARSIEAMKRGKEREVA; encoded by the coding sequence ATGAGCGCGCGCTCCATCTGGAAGGGCAAGCTCCACATCGGACGTCAGGCGCTGCCCGTCAAGCTGTACTCGGCCGTCACCGACCACACGGTCCATTTCCACCTGCTCGACAAGCGCACGCGCACCCGCGTCAAGCAGCACATGGTGCACCCGGAAACCGGCGACGAAGTCCCGAACGAGGAGATCCAGAAAGGCTTCGAGGTCGAACCTGGCGTTTTCGTGGTGCTGCGCGAAGAGGAGCTTGCCCGGCTCGAGCCCGAGGCGGCGCGCGACATCGAAGTGGTTCGTTTCGTGCCAGTCGGCGCCATCGATCCGCAGTGGTACGAGCGACCGTACTTCCTCGGCCCCGACGGCGACGCTGCCGGCTATTTCGCTCTGGCCGAGGCGCTGGCGAGGCAGAAGAAGGAAGGCGTGGCGAAGTGGGTGATGCGCAAGAAGCAGTACTTCGGCGCGCTGCGTGCGCAGGACGGCTATCTTGCGCTGGTCACGCTGCGCAACGCCGAGGAAGTTCTGCTTCCGCAGGAGCTGCCCGAGCCGCAAGGCCGCGGCGCCAGCAAGACCGAGCTCAGAATGGCCGAGGAGCTCATCTCCGTGCTCGAAGGCGAGTTCAATGCCGAAGAGTTTCGTGACGAGTATCGCGACCGCGTCGTCGAGTTCCTGGAGGCGCGCGCCAGGGGCAAACGTCCGAAGCTCGTGCGGATGAAGCCGCGTCGCGCGGCCAAGGATCTCGAGTCCGATCTCGCGCGCAGCATCGAAGCGATGAAGCGTGGCAAGGAGCGGGAAGTTGCCTAG
- the ligD gene encoding non-homologous end-joining DNA ligase, which yields MARKREQLEIEGRRLAVSNLDKVLYPGGRFRKGQVIDFYIRAADFLLPHLKDRPVTLKRFPDGVSGEHFYEKDAPSFTPEWVRTFPVPRRGGGPPIRYIVIDDLATLVWSADLANLEIHPFLHRTQDIQRPTHAVFDLDPGEGADVLTCARVALQLRDMLGDLGLQSLAKVSGSKGIQVYVPLNSEVAYDVVQPFAKAIAQLMHARSPDLVVADMSKALRTGKVLIDWSQNSDYKTTVGVYSLRAKNVVPFVSLPMTWEELAAALGAGDRDRLYFTPEKALRRMNDVGDLFEPVLTMRQELPAEVRKAVHARRTRRGRGSAGTERQLAAYNAKRDFRKTPEPSGAEPRSSRQGSRRRFVVQKHAASHLHYDFRLQMHGVLKSWSVPKGPPYKRDETRLAIATEDHPLDYIDFEGIIPKGQYGGGTVMVWDTGTYALIEGNYYKGFLHIHLDGRKLRGEWILRSDGDGRHWHLMRSGRSMKALTPAQDDASAVTGRSMQEIADAADATWQSNRGGEQAPAGVTERRPARATQRAARATRQRAAPATEPDLSGLPKARVAFVEPMLARLTARLPAGANWAYEIKLDGYRALGLRTARASRLLSRRGRSLEDRFGSIVAALDALPEATIVDGEVVVLDEQGHPSFAALQNVGNTGAPLHYYLFDLLAYRGRDLRGLPYSQRREILEAAVMPRVADPVRLSLSFLADAQQVLAMARKEGLEGIIAKRTDSLYEPGERSGAWLKHKTNQGQEMVIGGYMPGANGFDALLVGYYDGDRLMFAAKIRNGFVPALRRKIAQRFAALTIADCPFANLPEPANARRGEALTAEVMKKCRWLEPVLVARIDFTEWTRANHLRHARFVALRDDKEAREVVQEKVA from the coding sequence GTGGCAAGAAAAAGAGAGCAGCTTGAGATCGAGGGACGCCGCCTCGCCGTATCCAACCTCGACAAGGTGCTCTACCCCGGCGGCCGCTTCCGCAAGGGACAGGTCATTGATTTCTACATCCGCGCCGCCGATTTCCTGCTGCCGCATCTGAAAGATCGCCCCGTCACCCTCAAGCGCTTTCCCGACGGTGTTAGCGGCGAGCACTTCTACGAGAAGGACGCGCCGAGCTTCACGCCGGAGTGGGTGCGCACGTTTCCGGTTCCTCGCCGCGGCGGCGGCCCTCCCATCCGCTACATCGTCATCGACGACCTGGCCACGCTCGTATGGTCGGCGGATCTGGCCAATCTGGAGATCCATCCGTTCCTGCACCGCACGCAGGACATCCAGCGACCGACCCACGCGGTCTTCGACCTCGACCCTGGCGAGGGCGCCGACGTGTTGACGTGCGCGCGCGTGGCCCTGCAGCTTCGCGACATGCTCGGCGACCTCGGCCTGCAATCGCTGGCGAAGGTTTCCGGCTCCAAGGGAATCCAGGTCTACGTGCCGCTCAACAGCGAGGTTGCCTACGACGTCGTGCAACCGTTTGCCAAGGCGATTGCGCAGCTCATGCACGCGCGCAGCCCGGACCTGGTGGTCGCGGACATGTCCAAGGCGCTGCGTACCGGCAAGGTCCTCATCGATTGGAGCCAGAACAGCGACTACAAGACCACCGTCGGCGTCTACTCGCTGCGGGCCAAGAACGTCGTGCCCTTCGTGTCCTTGCCGATGACGTGGGAGGAACTGGCGGCGGCGCTCGGTGCCGGCGATCGCGACCGCCTCTACTTCACGCCCGAAAAGGCACTGCGTCGCATGAACGACGTCGGCGACCTCTTCGAGCCGGTGCTGACGATGCGCCAGGAACTGCCCGCCGAGGTGAGGAAGGCCGTTCACGCGCGCCGCACGCGACGCGGCCGCGGCAGCGCGGGCACCGAGCGACAGCTCGCCGCCTACAACGCCAAGCGCGATTTCCGCAAGACCCCGGAGCCTTCGGGCGCCGAGCCGCGCAGCAGCCGTCAGGGCAGCCGGCGGCGCTTCGTCGTGCAGAAGCATGCGGCGAGCCATCTCCACTACGACTTCCGTCTGCAGATGCACGGTGTGCTCAAGTCGTGGTCGGTGCCGAAGGGGCCGCCGTACAAGAGAGACGAGACGCGGCTGGCCATCGCCACCGAAGATCATCCGCTCGACTACATCGACTTCGAGGGCATCATTCCCAAAGGACAGTACGGCGGCGGCACGGTGATGGTTTGGGACACCGGCACCTACGCACTCATCGAAGGAAACTACTACAAGGGCTTCCTCCACATCCATCTGGACGGTAGGAAGCTGCGCGGCGAATGGATCCTGCGCTCGGACGGCGACGGCAGGCATTGGCACCTGATGCGCAGCGGCCGCTCGATGAAGGCGCTCACTCCCGCGCAGGACGATGCGTCGGCTGTGACGGGAAGGTCGATGCAGGAGATCGCCGACGCTGCCGATGCCACGTGGCAGAGCAACCGCGGCGGCGAGCAGGCGCCGGCTGGTGTCACCGAGCGGCGGCCGGCGCGTGCCACGCAGCGTGCGGCACGCGCCACCAGGCAGCGCGCGGCACCTGCCACCGAGCCGGACCTCTCCGGGCTTCCCAAGGCGCGCGTCGCTTTTGTCGAGCCGATGCTGGCAAGGCTGACCGCTCGCCTGCCCGCCGGCGCCAACTGGGCCTATGAAATCAAGCTCGACGGCTATCGTGCCCTCGGCTTGCGCACGGCCAGGGCTTCGCGTCTGCTGTCACGGCGCGGCCGTTCCCTGGAGGATCGCTTCGGCTCCATCGTCGCCGCGCTCGATGCATTGCCGGAAGCAACGATCGTCGACGGCGAGGTCGTGGTGCTCGACGAGCAGGGACATCCCTCGTTCGCTGCCTTGCAGAACGTCGGCAACACCGGCGCGCCGCTGCATTACTATCTTTTCGACCTCCTCGCGTATCGAGGCCGCGATCTGCGCGGGCTGCCGTACTCGCAGCGACGGGAGATCCTGGAAGCGGCGGTCATGCCGCGCGTTGCCGACCCGGTCCGTCTGTCGTTGTCGTTTCTTGCCGATGCGCAGCAGGTGCTGGCGATGGCACGCAAGGAAGGCCTGGAAGGGATCATCGCCAAGCGCACCGACAGCCTCTACGAGCCCGGCGAGCGCTCGGGCGCGTGGCTCAAGCACAAGACGAATCAGGGACAGGAGATGGTCATCGGGGGCTACATGCCGGGAGCCAACGGCTTCGATGCCCTGCTGGTCGGATACTACGACGGCGACCGGCTGATGTTCGCCGCCAAGATCCGCAACGGCTTCGTTCCGGCCTTGCGCAGGAAGATCGCACAGCGCTTCGCGGCCCTGACCATCGCCGACTGTCCGTTCGCCAATCTTCCCGAACCGGCCAATGCCCGCCGCGGGGAGGCGCTGACGGCCGAGGTCATGAAGAAGTGCCGCTGGCTCGAGCCGGTGCTGGTGGCGCGAATCGATTTCACCGAGTGGACGCGCGCCAATCACCTGCGGCACGCGCGCTTCGTGGCTCTGCGCGACGACAAGGAGGCACGCGAGGTCGTTCAGGAGAAGGTGGCCTGA
- a CDS encoding Ku protein yields the protein MPRQRKKKEAEGETSARPFWSGTITFGLVSIPVDLYPANRTSRVSMRMLSPDGQPLQRRYYSEKTGRDLSDEDIVRGYEHKKGKYVIVSDEELERLAPEKTRDIDLKRFVPLKDIPPLHFERGYYLAPSGGSSKAYRLLAESMEASGRAGIATFVMRGKEYLVAILAENGILRAQTMRFADEIRSPEQLGLPDKPKLAAAKVKAFEQAIRRATKRDLPASLLEDEYAERVQKLAAKKKSQGKDVVEIEEAEGATAEVIDLMSVLQKSLKSGGSTGGKKKRAA from the coding sequence TTGCCTAGACAGAGGAAGAAGAAGGAAGCCGAAGGCGAAACGAGCGCGCGGCCGTTCTGGTCCGGCACGATCACGTTCGGTTTGGTCAGCATTCCGGTCGACCTGTACCCGGCCAACCGCACCAGCCGCGTCTCGATGCGCATGCTCAGCCCGGACGGGCAGCCGCTGCAGCGCCGCTACTACTCCGAGAAGACCGGCCGCGACCTCTCCGACGAGGACATCGTGCGCGGCTACGAGCACAAGAAGGGCAAGTACGTCATCGTCAGCGATGAGGAGCTCGAGCGACTGGCGCCCGAGAAGACGCGCGACATCGACCTGAAGCGGTTCGTTCCGTTGAAGGACATCCCGCCTCTGCACTTCGAGCGCGGCTACTACCTGGCGCCTTCGGGCGGCTCCTCCAAGGCCTACCGGTTGCTGGCCGAGAGCATGGAGGCTTCCGGGCGCGCCGGCATCGCGACCTTCGTCATGCGCGGCAAGGAATATCTGGTGGCGATCCTGGCCGAAAACGGCATCCTTCGGGCCCAGACGATGCGCTTCGCCGACGAGATCCGAAGCCCCGAACAGCTCGGCCTGCCCGACAAGCCCAAGCTCGCCGCGGCCAAGGTCAAGGCGTTCGAGCAGGCGATCAGGCGTGCGACAAAGCGCGATCTTCCCGCCAGCCTGCTCGAGGACGAATACGCCGAGCGCGTGCAGAAGCTGGCTGCGAAGAAGAAATCGCAGGGAAAGGACGTCGTCGAGATCGAGGAAGCCGAGGGCGCCACCGCCGAGGTCATCGACCTCATGTCCGTGCTGCAGAAGAGCCTGAAGTCCGGCGGATCCACCGGTGGCAAGAAAAAGAGAGCAGCTTGA
- a CDS encoding VOC family protein has product MSLPPAVHHVALRTGDIHSLAAFYAEMLGLPLIRDLAPRSLWLGLGGDAVLMIESRQAKEPTLPDGTMDLVAFRVDAARKAAVREAALARGCFDGETEHTVYVRDPDHRRVGVSTYEF; this is encoded by the coding sequence GTGAGCTTGCCGCCGGCCGTGCATCACGTCGCGCTTCGAACCGGCGACATCCATTCGCTGGCCGCGTTCTACGCCGAGATGCTCGGCCTGCCGTTGATTCGTGATCTGGCCCCGCGCTCGCTGTGGCTGGGCCTCGGCGGCGACGCCGTGCTGATGATCGAGAGTCGTCAGGCCAAGGAGCCGACGCTGCCGGACGGCACGATGGATCTGGTGGCGTTTCGCGTGGATGCCGCACGCAAGGCGGCGGTGCGCGAAGCTGCGCTGGCGCGCGGATGCTTCGACGGCGAGACCGAGCACACGGTCTACGTGCGCGATCCCGACCACCGGCGCGTCGGCGTTTCCACCTACGAGTTCTGA